A stretch of the Desmospora activa DSM 45169 genome encodes the following:
- a CDS encoding transglycosylase SLT domain-containing protein — translation MKEETTPAAKAVVIARRMAMRAAQATTAKVASAMAPVLLKFIGYALLALLIVLLIFGLFYVLVGTFTAIMGGAYEPNERGAGGTIQSVPYAEYINEAAIKHGVSPSLIAAVIRQESNFEKLAQNPQSSASGLMQLMPATAEEIGVEDVFDPRQNILGGTKYLAMMLDRYDGDEKLALAAYNAGPGNVDKALAAGGDGIPNFRETQAYVPNVLSYKNQYDGMVEEDQLVIGDRVAGGSGDQYPYKEANTSGVDPWGFYIRQCTSFVAWRLNDAGIEFHNTMRGGRFSNAENWDDNARELGVKVNNKPAVGAVAQWDAGAFGHSNLGHVAYVVEVDGDRITIEEYNYEPYSFSKRSIPASQVSNFIHFR, via the coding sequence TTGAAGGAAGAAACCACCCCCGCTGCGAAAGCGGTAGTCATCGCCCGACGCATGGCGATGCGGGCGGCACAGGCAACGACGGCCAAAGTGGCTTCAGCGATGGCGCCTGTATTATTAAAGTTTATAGGCTATGCATTGCTTGCACTTCTGATTGTTCTCCTGATCTTCGGCCTGTTTTATGTTCTGGTAGGCACCTTTACCGCTATTATGGGCGGGGCCTATGAGCCGAATGAAAGGGGGGCAGGGGGAACGATTCAATCCGTTCCCTATGCTGAATACATTAATGAGGCAGCTATTAAACATGGAGTTTCTCCTAGTTTAATAGCTGCCGTCATCCGACAGGAAAGCAACTTTGAAAAACTAGCGCAAAACCCCCAATCTTCGGCATCGGGTTTGATGCAGCTGATGCCGGCAACGGCAGAGGAGATTGGTGTGGAAGACGTGTTTGATCCACGCCAAAACATCCTGGGTGGAACCAAGTATTTAGCCATGATGCTAGATCGATATGATGGTGATGAAAAGTTAGCGCTGGCGGCTTACAATGCGGGCCCTGGAAATGTAGATAAGGCGTTGGCGGCTGGTGGAGATGGAATTCCGAATTTCCGCGAGACGCAGGCGTATGTACCCAATGTTCTATCATACAAGAATCAATATGACGGAATGGTTGAAGAGGATCAATTGGTTATCGGTGATAGAGTTGCGGGCGGTAGTGGAGATCAATACCCCTATAAAGAGGCGAATACTTCCGGGGTCGATCCGTGGGGGTTTTACATTCGGCAGTGTACCTCTTTTGTCGCGTGGCGGCTCAATGATGCTGGAATCGAATTTCATAACACCATGCGGGGAGGGCGATTCAGCAACGCTGAGAACTGGGACGACAATGCGCGGGAGTTAGGAGTCAAAGTAAATAACAAACCTGCAGTTGGGGCTGTCGCACAATGGGATGCTGGCGCATTCGGTCACTCCAATCTGGGTCATGTTGCTTATGTGGTTGAGGTTGACGGCGATCGGATTACGATCGAGGAATATAACTATGAGCCGTACAGCTTTAGCAAACGATCCATTCCCGCTTCCCAGGTCAGTAACTTCATTCATTTTCGGTAA